GGAAAAAACTAAAAGAATTTGTCAAAGAGAACGGGCTCTATCACAGCTACAGGCTTTGTATTGCGCCGACTGGTTCGATTTCGTATGTTCAATCCAGCACGGCTTCTGTCATGCCGATCATGGAACGTATTGAAGAAAGAACCTATGGAAATTCAAAAACGTATTATCCGATGCCTGGGCTTGCTCCAGAAAACTGGTTTTTCTATAAAGAGGCATATGATATGGACATGTTTAAAGTTGTTGACATGATTTCGACGATCCAGCAGCACGTCGATCAGGGAATCAGCTTCACGCTGTTCCTGAAGGATACGATGACGACACGCGACTTAAACAGAATTGATCTTTATGCCCACCATAAGGGCATTAAAACGTTGTACTATGCAAGGACGAAGGATACAGGGCAAGAAAGCTGTCTGTCTTGTGTCGTTTAATGAACCACCCCGGATCAATTAGCAGCCGGAAAGACAAACCGGCTGCTAAAAAAGCGGGTAAGCAAAAGGAGAGACAAAAGATTGACGAAAATTTATGACGCTGCGAACTGGTCAAAGCACGAAGATGACTTTACACAAATGTTCTATAACCAAAATGTGAAGCAATTTTGGCTGCCTGAGGAAATTTCTTTAAATGGAGATTTGTTAACGTGGAAATATCTCGGTGCAAATGAGCAGGACACATACATGAAGGTGCTTGCAGGACTGACTCTTCTTGATACAGAGCAAGGCAACACCGGTATGCCAATCATCGCGGAGCACGTTCAAGGCCACCAGCGAAAAGCGGTGCTGAACTTTATGGCAATGATGGAAAACGCGGTCCATGCCAAATCATATTCGAATATTTTTATGACTCTTGCTCCGACCGAGACCATTAATGAGGTATTTGAGTGGGTAAAAGAAAACAAATACTTGCAAAAAAAGGCTGAGATCATCGTAGGAATTTATGAAAAGATCAAAAAGGATGACGAGATTTCATTATTTAAAGCCATGGTCGCTTCGGTTTATTTAGAGAGCTTTTTGTTCTACAGCGGCTTCTATTATCCTCTTTATTTCTATGGACAGGGCAAGCTGATGCAAAGCGGCGAGATCATTAATTTGATTCTTCGCGATGAATCGATTCACGGAGTATATGTCGGCCTGCTTGCTCAAGAAATTTATAGAAAGCAACCTGAAGAGGTCAAGGAAGAGCTGAAGACTTTTTCTCTCGAGCTGTTAGAC
This window of the Bacillus gobiensis genome carries:
- the nrdF gene encoding class 1b ribonucleoside-diphosphate reductase subunit beta, with the translated sequence MTKIYDAANWSKHEDDFTQMFYNQNVKQFWLPEEISLNGDLLTWKYLGANEQDTYMKVLAGLTLLDTEQGNTGMPIIAEHVQGHQRKAVLNFMAMMENAVHAKSYSNIFMTLAPTETINEVFEWVKENKYLQKKAEIIVGIYEKIKKDDEISLFKAMVASVYLESFLFYSGFYYPLYFYGQGKLMQSGEIINLILRDESIHGVYVGLLAQEIYRKQPEEVKEELKTFSLELLDTLYQNELAYTEDIYDQVELSHDVKKFIRYNANKALMNLGFDPYFEDEEINPIVLNGLNTKTKSHDFFSMKGNGYKKATVEPIKDEDFYFTEKEKQEQV